The proteins below come from a single uncultured Carboxylicivirga sp. genomic window:
- a CDS encoding AIR synthase related protein yields MSSDSRYNQRGVSASKEDVHNAIKNIDKGVFPQAFCKIVPDVLGGDEEYCNIMHADGAGTKSSLAYMYWKETGDISVWKGIAQDAIIMNVDDLLCVGATENILVSSTIGRNKNLVPGEVISAIINGTDELLAELRDMGISIYPTGGETADVGDLVKTIIVDSTVTCRMKRSDVISNHTIQAGDVIVGLSSYGQATYEQEYNGGMGSNGLTSARHDVFGKYLADKYPESFDGAVPAELVYSGNYKLTDSVKGVDIDAGKLVLSPTRTYAPVIKKVLDKMRSDIHGMVHCSGGAQTKVLHFVDNVHVIKDNLFDVPPLFKIIHEESGTDWKEMYKVFNMGHRFELYLSPEKADQVIEIAKSFNIDAQVVGRVEAHEGKKLTIESEFGTFEY; encoded by the coding sequence GTGAGTTCAGATTCGAGATACAACCAGCGAGGTGTTTCAGCATCTAAAGAAGACGTTCATAACGCCATCAAAAACATTGACAAAGGCGTTTTTCCACAAGCATTCTGCAAAATCGTTCCCGATGTTTTGGGAGGAGACGAAGAGTACTGCAATATTATGCATGCCGACGGTGCAGGAACTAAGTCATCACTGGCCTATATGTACTGGAAAGAAACCGGCGATATTTCTGTTTGGAAAGGAATAGCACAAGATGCTATAATTATGAATGTAGATGATTTGTTATGTGTGGGAGCCACTGAAAATATTTTGGTTTCATCTACCATCGGACGAAATAAAAATTTAGTACCGGGTGAAGTTATTTCAGCCATCATCAACGGTACCGATGAATTATTGGCCGAATTACGCGACATGGGCATCAGCATTTACCCAACAGGAGGCGAAACAGCTGATGTAGGCGATTTGGTAAAAACCATCATCGTTGATAGTACAGTTACTTGTCGTATGAAACGCTCTGATGTGATTTCGAATCACACCATTCAGGCAGGTGATGTTATTGTTGGTTTGTCATCGTACGGACAAGCAACTTACGAACAGGAATACAATGGCGGAATGGGAAGTAACGGATTAACTTCGGCACGGCACGATGTATTTGGCAAATACCTTGCTGATAAATATCCCGAAAGCTTCGATGGAGCTGTACCTGCCGAGTTGGTTTACTCAGGTAATTACAAACTGACTGATTCGGTTAAAGGAGTTGACATTGATGCCGGCAAACTGGTATTATCTCCAACACGAACATATGCTCCGGTAATTAAAAAAGTACTGGACAAAATGCGTTCTGATATCCACGGAATGGTTCACTGTTCGGGTGGTGCGCAAACCAAGGTTCTTCATTTTGTTGACAATGTACACGTGATCAAAGACAATTTGTTTGACGTTCCTCCATTGTTCAAAATTATTCACGAAGAATCAGGTACCGACTGGAAAGAAATGTACAAGGTGTTTAACATGGGACACCGTTTTGAATTATACTTATCGCCCGAAAAAGCAGATCAGGTGATAGAAATAGCTAAATCATTTAATATCGATGCTCAGGTGGTTGGACGAGTGGAAGCTCACGAAGGTAAAAAACTGACCATCGAAAGTGAATTTGGCACTTTTGAATATTGA